In Trueperaceae bacterium, the sequence GCAAGGGCAAGATCGGGGTGCTCCTGCCCGAGACCACCACCTCGGCGCGCTACACGGCGTTCGACGAGCCGTTCCTCAAGCAGGCCTTCGAGGCGGCGGGCGTGCCCGCCTCCGACGTGATCATCACGAACGCCCAGGGCAGCGAGGCGACCGAGCTGACGCAGGCGCAGGCCGCCATCACGCAGGGCGCCACGGTGCTCCTCATGGACCCGATCTCGTCGGGCGTGGGCGCCTCCATCGAGGCGTACGCCAAGGACCACGGCGTGCCCGTCATCGACTACGACCGCCTGACGCTCGGCGGCTCGCGCGCCTACTACGTGAGCTTCGACAACGTGCAGGTCGGCAGGCTGATCGGTCAAGGCTTCGTCGAGTGCGTCAAGGCGTGGAAGGTGGCCGACCCGCAGGTGCTGATCATGAACGGCGCTCCCACCGACAACAACGCCACGCTCTTCTCGCAGGGTTACCACTCCGTCCTCGACCCGCTGTTCGACGCCAAGACCTACACGAAGGTCGGCGAGCCGGCCGGCACGTGGGACCCGAGCCAGGCGCGCACCACCTTCGAGGGCCAGTACACGGCACACAGCAACATCAACGCGGTGGTGACGCCCAACGACGACAACGCCAACGCCGTCATCGCCTACCTGAAGACGCTCGGCGTGCCCGCCAACACCTTCCCGACGACCGGTCAGGACGCCACCCTGCAGGGGCTGCAGAACGTCCTCGCGGGCTACCAGTGCGGCACCGTCTACAAGCCCATCAACCTCGAGGCGCAGGCGGCGGCGGCCCTCGCCATCTTCCTGCGGGCGGGCGTCACGCCGCCGGCGGGCCTCGTGAACGGC encodes:
- a CDS encoding substrate-binding domain-containing protein, translated to MKPITRALRLAAVLLLAGGAAFAQDASTITVDSFTSDFSAMRLLTDLAKQGKGKIGVLLPETTTSARYTAFDEPFLKQAFEAAGVPASDVIITNAQGSEATELTQAQAAITQGATVLLMDPISSGVGASIEAYAKDHGVPVIDYDRLTLGGSRAYYVSFDNVQVGRLIGQGFVECVKAWKVADPQVLIMNGAPTDNNATLFSQGYHSVLDPLFDAKTYTKVGEPAGTWDPSQARTTFEGQYTAHSNINAVVTPNDDNANAVIAYLKTLGVPANTFPTTGQDATLQGLQNVLAGYQCGTVYKPINLEAQAAAALAIFLRAGVTPPAGLVNGTTKDSDAGTDVPSVLLTPIWVTPANMADTVVKDGFQKAADLCAGFTDECKAAGIGQ